Proteins found in one Crassostrea angulata isolate pt1a10 chromosome 3, ASM2561291v2, whole genome shotgun sequence genomic segment:
- the LOC128179025 gene encoding dynein regulatory complex subunit 7-like isoform X4 translates to MDSSEMNEGEIHQIDSDDVIKEEDETENEEGEDLTEDAEALKAELAKIVVHPPSYEQSLMEEFDQAEFSPSYKDNLPKENLVLQYAENFRRQMVQLYRDRKPLFLNPVNECGVEKFVCTTIRPTLLEFKELYNWDGAAEFVADYLNIEPLKPEYELPKRLISPSTVLKRQKGNCFEYSTLLCSLLIGAGYDAYVISGYATKETCLADESRDICPLLKKKEEVQEEARKKEMKKYNVKPPRDLRSKFELKQEAKKEAEKQAEKEKQRKEEEERIAELEKPPPDPYFGLRIHAWVLVLSGKREVPENFFIEPFTGLSHPMDSSNYLGIESVWNNVNYWVNMQDCSEGVKGLSFDLGDSTVWEFMFPNNDKPLLKIPDAEDDLNDMDDDERKKYLDDEEHEVEKYLDMPPSWVDALKLSHRDFQMRCPHGKKTKVYKRAKLEKFAHYLMKDGLISRLSVYEDRELTDLMKVHEYYAHRSDKLTQKLTNHRTGQVCENFDPGRPRCLKEHQFKSSTPGPENERVMIFYHEARVDGLVKREETQTEMTEEYSNRDDFLFYKYVEFGKRAKKFGPQETSSANKGRPINKMIQKFHRNRNKPANEDIAEIIFHVAEDKIHISYHTEDVRIAASTREFLKPPNWDEKGAVLTFNPEMHQTFQVDPMLPMNKQVELYEMLMELLKAEEKCRNEVRDSQNEVRNILDDRTKEEAASELDISVYDTERNEKAKKHRRELERQQLEEKMRKQEMDIDYLAPFLAKIGNPEKLSKQQAFSLKEECLADLKQRLIDKANLIQARFEKESQELEKKQAWYQQNQVSMGKEDEEEYLTYCKEAIFRIHILDLRLTRHKEQAPHKYMQLEQKLRNDERLSEFF, encoded by the exons ATGGATTCCTCAGAAATGAACGAGGGCGAAATCCACCAAATAGACAGTGACGATGTCATTAAGGAGGAGGACGAAACCGAAAATGAAGAGGGGGAGGATCTGACAGAGGATGCTGAAGCACTGAAGGCCGAGTTGGCCAAGATAGTTGTACATCCACCATCATATGAACA gTCGCTAATGGAAGAATTTGACCAAGCAGAATTTTCACCTTCTTACAAAGACAACTTGCCTAAGGAGAATCTAGTGCTTCAGTATGCAGAAAATTTTAGGCGACAAATGGTGCAATTGTATCGAGATAGAAAACCATTATTTCTCAATCCAGTTAATGAATGTGGAGTGGAG aaatttgtttgcacaacTATAAGACCTACACTCCTAGAATTTAAAGAATTGTACAATTGGGATGGTGCTGCAGAATTTGTCgctgattatttaaatatagaaCCCTTGAAGCCTGAATATGAATTG cCCAAGCGATTGATTTCCCCATCTACTGTGCTAAAGCGACAGAAGGGTAACTGCTTTGAGTACAGTACACTGCTTTGCTCTCTTCTGATTGGGGCTGGTTATGATGCCTATGTCATCAGTGGATACGCCACCAAGGAGACATGCCTTGCAGATGAGTCACGAGACATCTGTCCTCTTCTCAAGAAGAAGGAAGAG GTGCAAGAAGAAGCTAGAAAGAAagagatgaaaaaatataatgtgaaACCTCCACGTGATTTGCGTAGCAAGTTTGAGCTGAAACAAGAAGCAAAGAAAGAAGCAGAAAAACAGGCAGAGAAAGAAAAACAGAGGAAGGAAGAGGAGGAAAGAATAGCT GAACTGGAGAAACCTCCACCGGACCCCTATTTTGGTCTTCGCATCCATGCCTGGGTGTTAGTATTATCCGGAAAGAGGGAGGTACCAGAGAACTTTTTTATTGAGCCATTTACAGGACTGTCCCATCCAATGGACAGCTCCAACTATCTGGGAATCGAGTCCGTGTGGAACAATGTTAATTACTGGGTCAACATGCAGGACTGCTCGGAAGGTGTCAAG GGATTAAGTTTTGACCTGGGTGACTCCACAGTTTGGGAGTTCATGTTTCCCAATAATGACAAGCCCCTGTTGAAGATTCCTGATGCAGAGGATGATCTGAATGACATGGATGATGATGAG agAAAGAAATATTTA GATGATGAAGAACATGAGGTTGAGAAGTACCTAGACATGCCTCCATCTTGGGTTGATGCTCTGAAACTGTCTCACAGAG ATTTCCAGATGCGATGCCCTCATGGTAAGAAGACCAAAGTGTATAAGAGAGCCAAGCTGGAGAAGTTTGCTCATTATCTGATGAAGGACGGCCTTATCTCCAGACTCAGTGTTTATGAAGACCGGGAAT TGACAGATTTAATGAAAGTTCATGAATACTATGCCCATCGGTCTGACAAGTTGACCCAGAAGTTGACCAATCACAGGACAGGTCAAGTGTGTGAAAACTTTGACCCAGGCAGGCCAAGGTGTCTGAAAG AACACCAATTCAAGTCCAGCACCCCAGGACCAGAAAATGAGAGAGTGATGATATTTTACCATGAAGCCCGTGTAGATGGTCTGGTGAAAAGGGAGGAAACTCAGACAGAGATGACTGAGGAATACAGTAACAGAGACGATTTCCTTTTCTACAAATATGTGGAATTTGGAAAACGAGCCAAAAAGTTTGGACCCCAAGAAACTTCATCTGCTAACAAAGGAAGACCAATAAAT aaaatgatcCAGAAATTCCATAGAAATAGAAACAAGCCTGCAAATGAAGATATTGCAGAGATAATTTTCCATGTAGCTGAGGACAAAATACACATCTCTTACCACACCGAGGATGTGAGAATTGCCGCCTCAACCCGCGAGTTCCTCAAACCTCCAAACTGGGACGAGAAAGGAGCTGTGCTCACCTTCAATCCAGAGATGCACCAGACTTTCCAG GTTGATCCAATGCTACCTATGAACAAGCAAGTGGAGTTGTACGAGATGTTAATGGAGTTATTAAAAGCTGAAGAGAAATGTAGAAATGAAGTTCGAGATTCACAAAATGAG GTTAGAAATATCTTGGATGACAGAACAAAAGAGGAAGCAGCCTCAGAACTGGACATATCTGTGTATGACACAGAAAGAAACGAAAAAGCCAAGAAACACAGGAGAGAGCTG GAGAGACAGCAGCTTGAGGAGAAAATGAGGAAGCAGGAGATGGACATTGACTACCTGGCGCCATTCCTGGCCAAGATCGGGAACCCAGAGAAGCTGTCCAAACAACAGGCCTTCAGCCTGAAGGAGGAGTGCCTGGCTGACCTCAAACAGAGGCTCATTGACAAGGCCAACCTCATTCAGGCCAGGTTTGAGAAG GAGAGTCAGGAGCTGGAGAAGAAGCAGGCGTGGTACCAGCAGAACCAGGTGTCGATGGGCAAGGAGGATGAGGAGGAGTACCTGACCTACTGTAAGGAGGCCATCTTCAGGATCCACATCCTGGACCTACGACTCACACG acaCAAGGAGCAAGCCCCCCACAAATATATGCAATTAGAACAGAAGCTCAGAAATGATGAAAGATTGTCGGAGTTTTTCTAA
- the LOC128179025 gene encoding dynein regulatory complex subunit 7-like isoform X3: MDSSEMNEGEIHQIDSDDVIKEEDETENEEGEDLTEDAEALKAELAKIVVHPPSYEQSLMEEFDQAEFSPSYKDNLPKENLVLQYAENFRRQMVQLYRDRKPLFLNPVNECGVEKFVCTTIRPTLLEFKELYNWDGAAEFVADYLNIEPLKPEYELPKRLISPSTVLKRQKGNCFEYSTLLCSLLIGAGYDAYVISGYATKETCLADESRDICPLLKKKEEVQEEARKKEMKKYNVKPPRDLRSKFELKQEAKKEAEKQAEKEKQRKEEEERIAELEKPPPDPYFGLRIHAWVLVLSGKREVPENFFIEPFTGLSHPMDSSNYLGIESVWNNVNYWVNMQDCSEGVKGLSFDLGDSTVWEFMFPNNDKPLLKIPDAEDDLNDMDDDEHIEHGKDDEEHEVEKYLDMPPSWVDALKLSHRDFQMRCPHGKKTKVYKRAKLEKFAHYLMKDGLISRLSVYEDRELTDLMKVHEYYAHRSDKLTQKLTNHRTGQVCENFDPGRPRCLKEHQFKSSTPGPENERVMIFYHEARVDGLVKREETQTEMTEEYSNRDDFLFYKYVEFGKRAKKFGPQETSSANKGRPINKMIQKFHRNRNKPANEDIAEIIFHVAEDKIHISYHTEDVRIAASTREFLKPPNWDEKGAVLTFNPEMHQTFQVDPMLPMNKQVELYEMLMELLKAEEKCRNEVRDSQNEVRNILDDRTKEEAASELDISVYDTERNEKAKKHRRELERQQLEEKMRKQEMDIDYLAPFLAKIGNPEKLSKQQAFSLKEECLADLKQRLIDKANLIQARFEKESQELEKKQAWYQQNQVSMGKEDEEEYLTYCKEAIFRIHILDLRLTRHKEQAPHKYMQLEQKLRNDERLSEFF; the protein is encoded by the exons ATGGATTCCTCAGAAATGAACGAGGGCGAAATCCACCAAATAGACAGTGACGATGTCATTAAGGAGGAGGACGAAACCGAAAATGAAGAGGGGGAGGATCTGACAGAGGATGCTGAAGCACTGAAGGCCGAGTTGGCCAAGATAGTTGTACATCCACCATCATATGAACA gTCGCTAATGGAAGAATTTGACCAAGCAGAATTTTCACCTTCTTACAAAGACAACTTGCCTAAGGAGAATCTAGTGCTTCAGTATGCAGAAAATTTTAGGCGACAAATGGTGCAATTGTATCGAGATAGAAAACCATTATTTCTCAATCCAGTTAATGAATGTGGAGTGGAG aaatttgtttgcacaacTATAAGACCTACACTCCTAGAATTTAAAGAATTGTACAATTGGGATGGTGCTGCAGAATTTGTCgctgattatttaaatatagaaCCCTTGAAGCCTGAATATGAATTG cCCAAGCGATTGATTTCCCCATCTACTGTGCTAAAGCGACAGAAGGGTAACTGCTTTGAGTACAGTACACTGCTTTGCTCTCTTCTGATTGGGGCTGGTTATGATGCCTATGTCATCAGTGGATACGCCACCAAGGAGACATGCCTTGCAGATGAGTCACGAGACATCTGTCCTCTTCTCAAGAAGAAGGAAGAG GTGCAAGAAGAAGCTAGAAAGAAagagatgaaaaaatataatgtgaaACCTCCACGTGATTTGCGTAGCAAGTTTGAGCTGAAACAAGAAGCAAAGAAAGAAGCAGAAAAACAGGCAGAGAAAGAAAAACAGAGGAAGGAAGAGGAGGAAAGAATAGCT GAACTGGAGAAACCTCCACCGGACCCCTATTTTGGTCTTCGCATCCATGCCTGGGTGTTAGTATTATCCGGAAAGAGGGAGGTACCAGAGAACTTTTTTATTGAGCCATTTACAGGACTGTCCCATCCAATGGACAGCTCCAACTATCTGGGAATCGAGTCCGTGTGGAACAATGTTAATTACTGGGTCAACATGCAGGACTGCTCGGAAGGTGTCAAG GGATTAAGTTTTGACCTGGGTGACTCCACAGTTTGGGAGTTCATGTTTCCCAATAATGACAAGCCCCTGTTGAAGATTCCTGATGCAGAGGATGATCTGAATGACATGGATGATGATGAG cATATAGAGCATGGAAAA GATGATGAAGAACATGAGGTTGAGAAGTACCTAGACATGCCTCCATCTTGGGTTGATGCTCTGAAACTGTCTCACAGAG ATTTCCAGATGCGATGCCCTCATGGTAAGAAGACCAAAGTGTATAAGAGAGCCAAGCTGGAGAAGTTTGCTCATTATCTGATGAAGGACGGCCTTATCTCCAGACTCAGTGTTTATGAAGACCGGGAAT TGACAGATTTAATGAAAGTTCATGAATACTATGCCCATCGGTCTGACAAGTTGACCCAGAAGTTGACCAATCACAGGACAGGTCAAGTGTGTGAAAACTTTGACCCAGGCAGGCCAAGGTGTCTGAAAG AACACCAATTCAAGTCCAGCACCCCAGGACCAGAAAATGAGAGAGTGATGATATTTTACCATGAAGCCCGTGTAGATGGTCTGGTGAAAAGGGAGGAAACTCAGACAGAGATGACTGAGGAATACAGTAACAGAGACGATTTCCTTTTCTACAAATATGTGGAATTTGGAAAACGAGCCAAAAAGTTTGGACCCCAAGAAACTTCATCTGCTAACAAAGGAAGACCAATAAAT aaaatgatcCAGAAATTCCATAGAAATAGAAACAAGCCTGCAAATGAAGATATTGCAGAGATAATTTTCCATGTAGCTGAGGACAAAATACACATCTCTTACCACACCGAGGATGTGAGAATTGCCGCCTCAACCCGCGAGTTCCTCAAACCTCCAAACTGGGACGAGAAAGGAGCTGTGCTCACCTTCAATCCAGAGATGCACCAGACTTTCCAG GTTGATCCAATGCTACCTATGAACAAGCAAGTGGAGTTGTACGAGATGTTAATGGAGTTATTAAAAGCTGAAGAGAAATGTAGAAATGAAGTTCGAGATTCACAAAATGAG GTTAGAAATATCTTGGATGACAGAACAAAAGAGGAAGCAGCCTCAGAACTGGACATATCTGTGTATGACACAGAAAGAAACGAAAAAGCCAAGAAACACAGGAGAGAGCTG GAGAGACAGCAGCTTGAGGAGAAAATGAGGAAGCAGGAGATGGACATTGACTACCTGGCGCCATTCCTGGCCAAGATCGGGAACCCAGAGAAGCTGTCCAAACAACAGGCCTTCAGCCTGAAGGAGGAGTGCCTGGCTGACCTCAAACAGAGGCTCATTGACAAGGCCAACCTCATTCAGGCCAGGTTTGAGAAG GAGAGTCAGGAGCTGGAGAAGAAGCAGGCGTGGTACCAGCAGAACCAGGTGTCGATGGGCAAGGAGGATGAGGAGGAGTACCTGACCTACTGTAAGGAGGCCATCTTCAGGATCCACATCCTGGACCTACGACTCACACG acaCAAGGAGCAAGCCCCCCACAAATATATGCAATTAGAACAGAAGCTCAGAAATGATGAAAGATTGTCGGAGTTTTTCTAA
- the LOC128179025 gene encoding dynein regulatory complex subunit 7-like isoform X5 — protein MDSSEMNEGEIHQIDSDDVIKEEDETENEEGEDLTEDAEALKAELAKIVVHPPSYEQSLMEEFDQAEFSPSYKDNLPKENLVLQYAENFRRQMVQLYRDRKPLFLNPVNECGVEKFVCTTIRPTLLEFKELYNWDGAAEFVADYLNIEPLKPEYELPKRLISPSTVLKRQKGNCFEYSTLLCSLLIGAGYDAYVISGYATKETCLADESRDICPLLKKKEEVQEEARKKEMKKYNVKPPRDLRSKFELKQEAKKEAEKQAEKEKQRKEEEERIAELEKPPPDPYFGLRIHAWVLVLSGKREVPENFFIEPFTGLSHPMDSSNYLGIESVWNNVNYWVNMQDCSEGVKGLSFDLGDSTVWEFMFPNNDKPLLKIPDAEDDLNDMDDDEDDEEHEVEKYLDMPPSWVDALKLSHRDFQMRCPHGKKTKVYKRAKLEKFAHYLMKDGLISRLSVYEDRELTDLMKVHEYYAHRSDKLTQKLTNHRTGQVCENFDPGRPRCLKEHQFKSSTPGPENERVMIFYHEARVDGLVKREETQTEMTEEYSNRDDFLFYKYVEFGKRAKKFGPQETSSANKGRPINKMIQKFHRNRNKPANEDIAEIIFHVAEDKIHISYHTEDVRIAASTREFLKPPNWDEKGAVLTFNPEMHQTFQVDPMLPMNKQVELYEMLMELLKAEEKCRNEVRDSQNEVRNILDDRTKEEAASELDISVYDTERNEKAKKHRRELERQQLEEKMRKQEMDIDYLAPFLAKIGNPEKLSKQQAFSLKEECLADLKQRLIDKANLIQARFEKESQELEKKQAWYQQNQVSMGKEDEEEYLTYCKEAIFRIHILDLRLTRHKEQAPHKYMQLEQKLRNDERLSEFF, from the exons ATGGATTCCTCAGAAATGAACGAGGGCGAAATCCACCAAATAGACAGTGACGATGTCATTAAGGAGGAGGACGAAACCGAAAATGAAGAGGGGGAGGATCTGACAGAGGATGCTGAAGCACTGAAGGCCGAGTTGGCCAAGATAGTTGTACATCCACCATCATATGAACA gTCGCTAATGGAAGAATTTGACCAAGCAGAATTTTCACCTTCTTACAAAGACAACTTGCCTAAGGAGAATCTAGTGCTTCAGTATGCAGAAAATTTTAGGCGACAAATGGTGCAATTGTATCGAGATAGAAAACCATTATTTCTCAATCCAGTTAATGAATGTGGAGTGGAG aaatttgtttgcacaacTATAAGACCTACACTCCTAGAATTTAAAGAATTGTACAATTGGGATGGTGCTGCAGAATTTGTCgctgattatttaaatatagaaCCCTTGAAGCCTGAATATGAATTG cCCAAGCGATTGATTTCCCCATCTACTGTGCTAAAGCGACAGAAGGGTAACTGCTTTGAGTACAGTACACTGCTTTGCTCTCTTCTGATTGGGGCTGGTTATGATGCCTATGTCATCAGTGGATACGCCACCAAGGAGACATGCCTTGCAGATGAGTCACGAGACATCTGTCCTCTTCTCAAGAAGAAGGAAGAG GTGCAAGAAGAAGCTAGAAAGAAagagatgaaaaaatataatgtgaaACCTCCACGTGATTTGCGTAGCAAGTTTGAGCTGAAACAAGAAGCAAAGAAAGAAGCAGAAAAACAGGCAGAGAAAGAAAAACAGAGGAAGGAAGAGGAGGAAAGAATAGCT GAACTGGAGAAACCTCCACCGGACCCCTATTTTGGTCTTCGCATCCATGCCTGGGTGTTAGTATTATCCGGAAAGAGGGAGGTACCAGAGAACTTTTTTATTGAGCCATTTACAGGACTGTCCCATCCAATGGACAGCTCCAACTATCTGGGAATCGAGTCCGTGTGGAACAATGTTAATTACTGGGTCAACATGCAGGACTGCTCGGAAGGTGTCAAG GGATTAAGTTTTGACCTGGGTGACTCCACAGTTTGGGAGTTCATGTTTCCCAATAATGACAAGCCCCTGTTGAAGATTCCTGATGCAGAGGATGATCTGAATGACATGGATGATGATGAG GATGATGAAGAACATGAGGTTGAGAAGTACCTAGACATGCCTCCATCTTGGGTTGATGCTCTGAAACTGTCTCACAGAG ATTTCCAGATGCGATGCCCTCATGGTAAGAAGACCAAAGTGTATAAGAGAGCCAAGCTGGAGAAGTTTGCTCATTATCTGATGAAGGACGGCCTTATCTCCAGACTCAGTGTTTATGAAGACCGGGAAT TGACAGATTTAATGAAAGTTCATGAATACTATGCCCATCGGTCTGACAAGTTGACCCAGAAGTTGACCAATCACAGGACAGGTCAAGTGTGTGAAAACTTTGACCCAGGCAGGCCAAGGTGTCTGAAAG AACACCAATTCAAGTCCAGCACCCCAGGACCAGAAAATGAGAGAGTGATGATATTTTACCATGAAGCCCGTGTAGATGGTCTGGTGAAAAGGGAGGAAACTCAGACAGAGATGACTGAGGAATACAGTAACAGAGACGATTTCCTTTTCTACAAATATGTGGAATTTGGAAAACGAGCCAAAAAGTTTGGACCCCAAGAAACTTCATCTGCTAACAAAGGAAGACCAATAAAT aaaatgatcCAGAAATTCCATAGAAATAGAAACAAGCCTGCAAATGAAGATATTGCAGAGATAATTTTCCATGTAGCTGAGGACAAAATACACATCTCTTACCACACCGAGGATGTGAGAATTGCCGCCTCAACCCGCGAGTTCCTCAAACCTCCAAACTGGGACGAGAAAGGAGCTGTGCTCACCTTCAATCCAGAGATGCACCAGACTTTCCAG GTTGATCCAATGCTACCTATGAACAAGCAAGTGGAGTTGTACGAGATGTTAATGGAGTTATTAAAAGCTGAAGAGAAATGTAGAAATGAAGTTCGAGATTCACAAAATGAG GTTAGAAATATCTTGGATGACAGAACAAAAGAGGAAGCAGCCTCAGAACTGGACATATCTGTGTATGACACAGAAAGAAACGAAAAAGCCAAGAAACACAGGAGAGAGCTG GAGAGACAGCAGCTTGAGGAGAAAATGAGGAAGCAGGAGATGGACATTGACTACCTGGCGCCATTCCTGGCCAAGATCGGGAACCCAGAGAAGCTGTCCAAACAACAGGCCTTCAGCCTGAAGGAGGAGTGCCTGGCTGACCTCAAACAGAGGCTCATTGACAAGGCCAACCTCATTCAGGCCAGGTTTGAGAAG GAGAGTCAGGAGCTGGAGAAGAAGCAGGCGTGGTACCAGCAGAACCAGGTGTCGATGGGCAAGGAGGATGAGGAGGAGTACCTGACCTACTGTAAGGAGGCCATCTTCAGGATCCACATCCTGGACCTACGACTCACACG acaCAAGGAGCAAGCCCCCCACAAATATATGCAATTAGAACAGAAGCTCAGAAATGATGAAAGATTGTCGGAGTTTTTCTAA
- the LOC128179025 gene encoding dynein regulatory complex subunit 7-like isoform X1 produces MDSSEMNEGEIHQIDSDDVIKEEDETENEEGEDLTEDAEALKAELAKIVVHPPSYEQSLMEEFDQAEFSPSYKDNLPKENLVLQYAENFRRQMVQLYRDRKPLFLNPVNECGVEKFVCTTIRPTLLEFKELYNWDGAAEFVADYLNIEPLKPEYELPKRLISPSTVLKRQKGNCFEYSTLLCSLLIGAGYDAYVISGYATKETCLADESRDICPLLKKKEEVQEEARKKEMKKYNVKPPRDLRSKFELKQEAKKEAEKQAEKEKQRKEEEERIAELEKPPPDPYFGLRIHAWVLVLSGKREVPENFFIEPFTGLSHPMDSSNYLGIESVWNNVNYWVNMQDCSEGVKGLSFDLGDSTVWEFMFPNNDKPLLKIPDAEDDLNDMDDDEKTATSGQTRENTQMTMDDEEHEVEKYLDMPPSWVDALKLSHRDFQMRCPHGKKTKVYKRAKLEKFAHYLMKDGLISRLSVYEDRELTDLMKVHEYYAHRSDKLTQKLTNHRTGQVCENFDPGRPRCLKEHQFKSSTPGPENERVMIFYHEARVDGLVKREETQTEMTEEYSNRDDFLFYKYVEFGKRAKKFGPQETSSANKGRPINKMIQKFHRNRNKPANEDIAEIIFHVAEDKIHISYHTEDVRIAASTREFLKPPNWDEKGAVLTFNPEMHQTFQVDPMLPMNKQVELYEMLMELLKAEEKCRNEVRDSQNEVRNILDDRTKEEAASELDISVYDTERNEKAKKHRRELERQQLEEKMRKQEMDIDYLAPFLAKIGNPEKLSKQQAFSLKEECLADLKQRLIDKANLIQARFEKESQELEKKQAWYQQNQVSMGKEDEEEYLTYCKEAIFRIHILDLRLTRHKEQAPHKYMQLEQKLRNDERLSEFF; encoded by the exons ATGGATTCCTCAGAAATGAACGAGGGCGAAATCCACCAAATAGACAGTGACGATGTCATTAAGGAGGAGGACGAAACCGAAAATGAAGAGGGGGAGGATCTGACAGAGGATGCTGAAGCACTGAAGGCCGAGTTGGCCAAGATAGTTGTACATCCACCATCATATGAACA gTCGCTAATGGAAGAATTTGACCAAGCAGAATTTTCACCTTCTTACAAAGACAACTTGCCTAAGGAGAATCTAGTGCTTCAGTATGCAGAAAATTTTAGGCGACAAATGGTGCAATTGTATCGAGATAGAAAACCATTATTTCTCAATCCAGTTAATGAATGTGGAGTGGAG aaatttgtttgcacaacTATAAGACCTACACTCCTAGAATTTAAAGAATTGTACAATTGGGATGGTGCTGCAGAATTTGTCgctgattatttaaatatagaaCCCTTGAAGCCTGAATATGAATTG cCCAAGCGATTGATTTCCCCATCTACTGTGCTAAAGCGACAGAAGGGTAACTGCTTTGAGTACAGTACACTGCTTTGCTCTCTTCTGATTGGGGCTGGTTATGATGCCTATGTCATCAGTGGATACGCCACCAAGGAGACATGCCTTGCAGATGAGTCACGAGACATCTGTCCTCTTCTCAAGAAGAAGGAAGAG GTGCAAGAAGAAGCTAGAAAGAAagagatgaaaaaatataatgtgaaACCTCCACGTGATTTGCGTAGCAAGTTTGAGCTGAAACAAGAAGCAAAGAAAGAAGCAGAAAAACAGGCAGAGAAAGAAAAACAGAGGAAGGAAGAGGAGGAAAGAATAGCT GAACTGGAGAAACCTCCACCGGACCCCTATTTTGGTCTTCGCATCCATGCCTGGGTGTTAGTATTATCCGGAAAGAGGGAGGTACCAGAGAACTTTTTTATTGAGCCATTTACAGGACTGTCCCATCCAATGGACAGCTCCAACTATCTGGGAATCGAGTCCGTGTGGAACAATGTTAATTACTGGGTCAACATGCAGGACTGCTCGGAAGGTGTCAAG GGATTAAGTTTTGACCTGGGTGACTCCACAGTTTGGGAGTTCATGTTTCCCAATAATGACAAGCCCCTGTTGAAGATTCCTGATGCAGAGGATGATCTGAATGACATGGATGATGATGAG AAAACAGCTACCAGTGGACAAACAAGAGAAAACACACAAATGACAATG GATGATGAAGAACATGAGGTTGAGAAGTACCTAGACATGCCTCCATCTTGGGTTGATGCTCTGAAACTGTCTCACAGAG ATTTCCAGATGCGATGCCCTCATGGTAAGAAGACCAAAGTGTATAAGAGAGCCAAGCTGGAGAAGTTTGCTCATTATCTGATGAAGGACGGCCTTATCTCCAGACTCAGTGTTTATGAAGACCGGGAAT TGACAGATTTAATGAAAGTTCATGAATACTATGCCCATCGGTCTGACAAGTTGACCCAGAAGTTGACCAATCACAGGACAGGTCAAGTGTGTGAAAACTTTGACCCAGGCAGGCCAAGGTGTCTGAAAG AACACCAATTCAAGTCCAGCACCCCAGGACCAGAAAATGAGAGAGTGATGATATTTTACCATGAAGCCCGTGTAGATGGTCTGGTGAAAAGGGAGGAAACTCAGACAGAGATGACTGAGGAATACAGTAACAGAGACGATTTCCTTTTCTACAAATATGTGGAATTTGGAAAACGAGCCAAAAAGTTTGGACCCCAAGAAACTTCATCTGCTAACAAAGGAAGACCAATAAAT aaaatgatcCAGAAATTCCATAGAAATAGAAACAAGCCTGCAAATGAAGATATTGCAGAGATAATTTTCCATGTAGCTGAGGACAAAATACACATCTCTTACCACACCGAGGATGTGAGAATTGCCGCCTCAACCCGCGAGTTCCTCAAACCTCCAAACTGGGACGAGAAAGGAGCTGTGCTCACCTTCAATCCAGAGATGCACCAGACTTTCCAG GTTGATCCAATGCTACCTATGAACAAGCAAGTGGAGTTGTACGAGATGTTAATGGAGTTATTAAAAGCTGAAGAGAAATGTAGAAATGAAGTTCGAGATTCACAAAATGAG GTTAGAAATATCTTGGATGACAGAACAAAAGAGGAAGCAGCCTCAGAACTGGACATATCTGTGTATGACACAGAAAGAAACGAAAAAGCCAAGAAACACAGGAGAGAGCTG GAGAGACAGCAGCTTGAGGAGAAAATGAGGAAGCAGGAGATGGACATTGACTACCTGGCGCCATTCCTGGCCAAGATCGGGAACCCAGAGAAGCTGTCCAAACAACAGGCCTTCAGCCTGAAGGAGGAGTGCCTGGCTGACCTCAAACAGAGGCTCATTGACAAGGCCAACCTCATTCAGGCCAGGTTTGAGAAG GAGAGTCAGGAGCTGGAGAAGAAGCAGGCGTGGTACCAGCAGAACCAGGTGTCGATGGGCAAGGAGGATGAGGAGGAGTACCTGACCTACTGTAAGGAGGCCATCTTCAGGATCCACATCCTGGACCTACGACTCACACG acaCAAGGAGCAAGCCCCCCACAAATATATGCAATTAGAACAGAAGCTCAGAAATGATGAAAGATTGTCGGAGTTTTTCTAA